In Capsicum annuum cultivar UCD-10X-F1 chromosome 8, UCD10Xv1.1, whole genome shotgun sequence, the genomic window tacggaccggggcatccatgcccctcctcttcacgtgtccgaaccatctcaatcgtgcttcccgcatcttacactccactgaagtcacaccaaccttctcccggatagtctcattccgaactctatcccctcgggtcagtccacacatccagcgcaacattcgcatttctgccaccttcattctttgaatgtgggagttcttaactggccaacactccgctccatacagcaaggccggacggactaccaccctatagaatttgcctttaagcttgggcggcaccttcttatcacacagcacctccgatgcgagtttccacttcatccatcccgccccaatacggtgcgagacatcctcgtcaatctcaccgctactctggatcacggacccgagatacttgaacttatccctcttcccaacctcctgtgcttctagcctcactactacctcattctcccgcctcacgtcattaaacttacattccacatactctgtcttggttctgctcaccctgaaccctttagactccagagtttgcctccacaactctaatttgtcattcacaccccctcgagtctcatctatcaagactacatcgtctgcaaaaagcatacaccacggcacctccccttggatacgccgcgtcaacacatccattactaacgcaaacaaaaagggactaagagtagatccctgatgcaatcctgtcaggacagtgaaatgctctgagtctcctcccgccgtcctcacctgggttttcactccctcatacatatccttaattactctgatatatgcctgcgatactccactcacctccaagcatctccagagcacttccctggggactttgtcgtacgccttttccaggtcaatgaacaccatgtgcagatccttcttcctctccctatactgctccaccaacctccgtaccaggtggattgcctccgtcgtcgagcggccgggcataaatccgaactggttttccgaaatagacactatccgtctcagcctcacctcgaccactctctcccagatcttcatagagtgactcagtaacttaatccccctatagttattgcaacactgaatgtcccccttattcttatagagggggatcatggtactccacctccacgcctcgggcatctttgccgtcctgaaaatttcattgaacaatgcagtcaaccaccttacaccagcctctccaacgaacttccaaaactccaccggtatctcatccggccccgtcgccctaccccttcgcatcccgcggactgcctgtctaacctcgtctaccttaaaacgtctacaatagctaaaatcccgacactcccctgagtgctccagttcccctaacacaatagctctgtccccctcgtcattcaagagcctatgaaagtacgactgccatctcttctttatgtggccgtcctccaccaacactctaccgtcctcccccttaatgcacctcacctgatcgaggtcacgacccttcctctccctagccttagcgagtcggaacaactttttctcccctcctttcccctgtaaccctgcatacaagctctcaaaagcggccgtcttagctgccgtgaccgctgacttcgcctccttcctcgctagcttgtactctctcctgtttacccgcttctcttcttcgtccttactttccaccaacttagcatacgcctttttcttggtctccactttcttccccacctcttcattccaccaccaatccccccgatgatgtccggcccggcccctcgaaacacccaacacctcccttgcattctccctgatgcacgttgccgccctgtcccacatattatccacatcccccctacactcccagacccccattcccgccaacctctcccctatctcccacgcattcactggcgtcaaaccgccccacttaattctcggtctacactccttactcctcctctttctattcttctttatacccaaatccataaccaagagcctatgttgggtcgaaagattctcactcgggatgactttgcagtctttacacaacgccctatcccctttcctaagcaacaaaaagtcaatctgggtcctggctatcgcgctccgaaaagtgatcaggtgctcgtccttcttcgggaagcccgagttcaccaccaccagcccaaacgccctcgcaaactccaatagggtcgccccctcttcatttctctccccaaaaccaaaaccaccatgcacatccccaaagcctcccggtagcgccccgatatgcccgttgaaatcccctgctacaacaatcttctccaaactgggcacgcctctcaccacgtcctccaaagcctcccagaaccgcatcttctcctccccctccgatcccacatgcggcgcataggcactacacacgttcagggtaaacccccgaatgaccaacttaatagtcatcaacctatcgttgatccgcttcacctccactacctgacctctaagctcttcatctaccaagatgccaactccattcctacgcctgtcgctcccagagtaccacagcttgtaaccgtccacatccctatccttagaccctacccacttggtctcttggacacacgcaaggttgatccttctcttcctaagaatcttcaccagctctatggacttcccctgaagggtccctatattccacgacccaaccctcagcctaccgtcgctatccacgcgccccccactaccccccctcggccaaaccttggcctcccacccactcccgctctctccccatctcccgcccccgccacagccccacgccccaaccccctcggacatgaccctagccacccattaccacccacagccacaactacacgaaaaaataggaaaatataggGATATGCCCGGTGGcaatatcaaagcagcagcaaggggCTACAGGGCACACACACGTTCAAAGGACTACTCCCGAAGCAAAACTAAGCagcgaccacagcaacagcaacaacagacaacagacaattgTGAATTGTGAAAAATGTACCTTAAACCAACATGACAAGACTTTAAGCATATTTTAGACCTAGAAAACACTAAGAGTTTACCAATTAGCAGCATACAACACAAACATCAGAATTATAGTCTTCCTCATCTTGTATACTAACTGAGCAGGCGGGAAAGGCAGCTAAAACTACAAAAGTTTTTTTTCACTTCTAAGTTTCTGGGGATTTTCAGAATCACCAGCTCTAGGATGAACAGAAATCAAAAGGCTACATGGCAAAAGAACCTGAGCTGCTGAAAAGAAGATGGCAAAAAGAACTTGAATTTAACTATATATACGCTGCTAACTGATCACAATAAGTTATATATATGCTAGAGGCAATCACAAACCAAAGAAAGCATAAGAGTAATTTGCTTTTGCAGCCATGTAAAGATTTAACATTTCTCCAACACTTGCAATACAATACATACCTTGGGATTCTTCGGATGGTAACGTTCTTCACAGAAGTTCCATCTTCTGGATGGACAGTCAACAAGTTCTTGACCTACAATTATTAAACAAGTAGGCATTAATGACGAAAATCGAACATAGACTTGTTTGTAGATAGTAGGCAGATGGTGATGAATACAATGAACTATACATATGAAAAGGCATAACAAAAGCAAGCTTAGCTCTGCGAATACACTTGAATCTGAGACAAACTTTAGTGATAAGGAACTTCATTTAGCCAGAGTTTATCATGATGAGTTGAGAGAAGGCATTGCATATCTCAACACTCAATGCAGAATCTCAAGCATTTCATGATTGAAGGCGAACTAATTCAACTGAATTCTTTGATGAATTTGGAAGTTATTGAACCATGTGGGGAAGTCATTCTAAGTACAATCACTCACATTTTTGTATTGGGTAAAAATGATTCAAGGAAATGATGATAGGGAAAAAGATATCACAAGCCCTAAAAGTTCCAAAAGAAGCCATCAAGTTCCTCCAGCTTCATGTAAGCCCTTGAACCTCCTAGTTGGCCTTACACAGCCAGAGTGTTTAGCTTTTGTAAAGAGAAGGCTGGTTCCTAAGAGGAGACTTTCCATAAACTTTAAAGTGTAATGATATCTCTCCTAACAAAGTTCAACAGTTTGTGTGGTTTCATAGAAACATACCGAGTCACTACAAAGTCAAAATCACGATTCAAGTGGAACCATGAATTGGAAGTGGAGGATTTGTTAGATAATAGCTTTTAGTTCATGAAACATAGAGACAGAATCGTTACAAAGTTGGCAACATGCAGTAAGTGGAATCAAAGTTCGTGGAGAGGAATTGTTATATCTTTGTGCCGAAATTAGGCAAGAAGATGCTTCCAACCACGTCGTGGGGAACtgcacaaataaatcaacaattacCAGAATTAACCCTATTATGTTTGTATGTTGGTCATAGTAGACTGGTATCCTGCTATGCCCTTTTTCCAAAATCAAGTTAATTAGATTCCTGCACACAAATGGGGGAATAGAGTATCAAGCAGCTGAAGAAGCAATGATACATATATCTACAATTTATGATTACACCAAAAGATATAGAAACCTGTCCAGCTTAGCATTAATATCAATGGCAAAGATTTCAGATATCGGGGTCATCGCATCACTAGCTGTTTTGTCATGCAGCTCAAGAGCACCAGCAATTATTGTTGTTTCATCATGTGTAAGCTCTCCACCTTTACCAGCCTGTTTACAGTGAAGTCATGGtattagaaatataaaataatcaacACATGGTAAGTAAAAATCCTAACTCAAGTGGGTTTATCAATACAGATTCTCTAGATCGAAAAACAAGTAGAATCCTAATCCAAGTAGTTTACAGGAAACAATAAGTCAATTAGATGATATAGGAAATAAAAACAGCCAGATCTATGTGGCAACGTACTAGAAGCACAAGCACATAACTGTATCAACCACGTAGCTTCAATTAATTACCTCATTCCCATGCAAATTTACTAGAGTTTTCAACTCAGCTCGTCGGAAAAGAGCTCTATTTCCATGTCCCAGCAGAAAGTCCAACAGCTGAAAACCACAGAAACTAAATGAgttactaaaataaaagactatcgtCCCAAAGCCAACATGATAATCGAACTCGGAACGGAGTTGGCACACAATTCTGAAAGACAACTTTCAGCTGGATGGAAAGTTCACATAAATCATTGCATAAATGAGTCTACCTTGCTTATTGGAAATGCAACTGGAAAACAGATGCAAACAAGAACACGAACAATTGGGGCTGTAGCTGCACCGATGGCAAGTCCATATCTTGAGCAAAGAGATTGTGGTATGATCTGCTCAACCACATAGTAGAAAGTAgcacatgtaaattcatcatGTAGTCTCACCAAACAACTTAATTCTTTCACTTTAAAGGAAACTACTACATCTGAACTTTAGCTAAATTGTGTTTTTAAGAAGAATACATCTTTCTCAAATTTCTCCTTCATTAAACAAGCAGCACAGAACAAGGAATAAGAGGCATTTTTCACTAGGTGTTTACAGGCCACCCAGACTGTGCAGTAAGCCTAATAGCACCTTAAGGCAACAATCCATGGATGGTAATGAGGTGCAGAAAGTAACCCCCAACCCAGAAGCTTGTTTGCTCATTTAAAAAATGCTGCAAAAGTTTATTACTATATATTTCCTTCAAAACTAAAGAGACTTAATGGCACTTAGTTGAGTGGGAGGAAGTGACAACAAATTTTCATcccaaattattaaaataatcatATAGCAACTCCAGCTAAGTGGGTGCAGGGGATGACAGGAATACCCAGCCACCTGTCCCATCCAAGTGTCATCCGTAAATTCATGTCCTAATTTAGTCATTTTTCAAGCATATActcaaaaaaagaaacaaaaaatccTCACCTCACCAAACAGAAGTATCAACGTGACAGAAATCAGTATAGCACCCCAAGCCGTAACTAGGCCGTCCAGAAATATGGGAAGTGCCTGGAAAAGTATCACACAACTTTAAGAGCTAAATAAATATCCAAATAGTGCAAGAATTGCTTGTTGAAACATACAATCAGAATATTGCATATATACCTCCATAGCAGCAGCATTGCAAATAAGCAGAGTGCAAAGCAAAAGATGCTGATTTTTGACAACAGGCAAGATCTTCTCTGTTAAGATAAAAGCAAAAGTCTGAATTGTGACACCATAATTACTTAAATAATCACTGTGATAGGATGCCACCAGATTATTTCAAAACCTTAAGACAACATATTGACAGCAAATGAAACCACTTATTGCATGCCTAGTTCTCTCTGCTAGCAATTCATCATTCTCAAAATCCCTCTTTTCCAGATTGACAAACTAAAAGCAACCACAAATTATGTGCGGACAAGCAGTATCATAACAAATATAAGTTTGGCCTTCAAGGTTACTACAGCTACTATTGAAATTTATTTATGAGATTGCGCTCCTAATTTGCATTAAAAGATAAACTATTTATTATTGGAAATAAACCCAAATTTCGCAAAGTTGATTTAGAGGATTCATATAACCGACCCCAACTATTTTTCGATTTTGGAGCACAGACTATTCTTTGGTTGATTCAAAGTTCATTTCTTCGCAGATATTTTTGGTCGGTCCCTAGTCCATACAAAGTTTAAACATATTGACTGCTACTCTCTCTGTAAGCTGAAGGAAACTAAATTTATTGCTCAAAGATGTCGCGTTTTCATTAAAATAGACAGTATTTGCTATAGCAAAAGTACATAAAAGGAATCAAACTAACAAATCCACTTCACCATAGCAGCCAAAATCAGCAACAGAGAAAAATTAACTTAACGACACACACATCGGCACAATGTTATACAACAATAGAAAACAGGAATAACGAAACAATACCAGCATTTTTACGATCACTTGGAGTTCCAGATTTGGCAAGGACTTCCAGATCAACTAAACTGAGGGACATGAGTCCTAGTGTAAGGCCAGACATCAACCCAGCGAAAAGTACCAGAAAAAAAATAACTAGAATATGTATGAAGAACCCTGGCTCGCAACATGTATACTCCACCGCCATTCACCGTCTCCTCCcccaacaaaaaaatgaaaatccaaaaacaactCCACCAACTTTGTAACCCTAAAATCCCCCAAAAAACGTCAAATATTTAATGTTAGAGAAATACAAGCCAGTACTGAAACACCTCCATTCTCGTATCTCCCCAAATTTATAGCTCCTCCAAAATAGCTTCACGCAAAAAATGCGTTCCTAAAAAAGACAGCAGCAGAACAAAACAGTACAAGTACTTTCAAAGTTCACAATTTCCTCGTTTTCTTATCAATAGATATAGAGAAGAATCGAAACGGTAGTTTGGAGAACCGTAAAGGTATATAGTATAcagtatatatttaaattttttattaaaaaatataatgctTTTTGGGTATATAGATTTGTGTATATATAGGGAGAAGATGGATTCGCCGGAGGCGGCAACTACAGTGGAGATTATGGATAGATATTCGCCGGAGAGATTGGGAGGTGACGTGTCAGTTCGTGAAGAGAAATGATAATGATACAGCTGAACAGTTGATATTGATTTGTCCTTGCTATTATATATAGTGATGGAAAATAATATAAAGCTTAATCTTACACATGTATATTTTGCTCTTgttttgtttagtatttttttttgtcgGTTTATGACCTTCGCTTGACATTTTTTCAAACTTTACACCTCTCTTTTCCTCTTTCGTCGAAGTATCGCAAAGTTATTTAGGAGTGTACCAGAATATACTCCTTCTTATATTACGCTCTTATCACTTTCAGGAGGTGAATAAATCATATTTTGAAGTTTATTAAGATATACTTTCCCcgtttcaaaataagtaaattattagaatatttattgatatttcaaaataagtaaattattagaatatttattgatatttcaaaataagtaaattattaaattttaaaaaaaaaaattcaaatttatccttagaatttgacaaccaattaactttttaAAAGGTATTATAAGGtcagctttttctttttttaggtaaaaatgaaaagttgttttaaatttatatttttaatattttttacttaatacGTGTACCAAAatctaataattcatttattgtgaaatggagggagtataatttTTGAAGTAGTAATAGGAGAGTACGCCTTTGAGTCTGGAGTTTCTAGTTCGTAGTGTTGGGTTGGAGTTTTTGGAGTTAGTAGTGTTGACTTTTTTCtatcccgtactagtttattatgcacttatcttttgtgtttgttatactgttaatTTGTTTTGTGTACTATACTAGTTTGTAtccgcttactttttgtatttgttatactgttattggtcctaagccggggtctatcgaaaacagtctctctacttctcttgaggtagtggtatgatctgcgtacactctatactccccagacctcactaggtgggaatacactggcatgttgttgttgttgtattgattcgtttattgatttaattaataagattttataaaaaaaaaaatatttaaaatattattatatagaagagcTGGTTTCGACCAGCTCTTCGTTGATTTACTTTTTTACccctattatttattatattacacCTTAATTTTttcgtgatttattatattattactaattaactattacaagtcatttatatattagaattaataatatttttttattatattacccttaattaattattagaagtcatttatagaaaattaataatatttaactaaaaaaataaatatttatgacttttatttcagctgctttaaccgtgattttactatatcattcttaattaattattataaatcatttatgtattaaaaaattaataatattttattcaaaagtAAATTACTATACTACtcctatcatttactatattacctctaattgtaccgtgatttactatattatccctaattaattatataagtcatttatatattaaaattaataatatttttttactatattatccctaattaattattaccaatcatttatatattagaattaatcatatttaatttaaaaaatagatatttatgacgtttgtttcagctgctttagccgtaattttactatatcatccccgattaatcattataagtaatttatgtattaaaaattaataataattaattaaaaaaatagatgacatgccTGCCTGCACTGATTTCGACTGGTGCTTcgttatttactatattatccctaattgctacgtgatttactatattacacctaattaattattataagtcatttatatattagaattaataatttttttattatattgcccctaattaattattataagtcatttatatattagaattaatatatttaatttaaaactagaaatttatGACGTTTCTTTCAGCTGATTTAATTGTaactttactatatcatccctaattaattattgtaagtcatttatgtattaaaaaattaataacatttaattaaaaatagatgacatgtttgtctatattacccctaattgctccgtaatttactatattacccctaattaattattataaatcatttgtATATTAGAATTACTAatatgtttttactatattacccctaattaattattataagtcatttggttTCGACCActgcttcgtcatttactatattacccttaattgctCTATGATTTacatattacccctaattaattattataagtcattgatatattagaattaataatatttttttattatattacccctaattaattattacaagttatttatatattagaattaataatatttaattaaaaaatagatatttatgacgtttgtttcaactgctttaaccgtgattgtactatattattcctaattaattattataaattatttatatattaaaaaattaatagtatttaattaaaaaatagatgacatgtctgcctatattacccctaattgctccgtgatttactatattacccctaattaattattataagtcgtttatatattaaaattaataaaaaaaacttattatattacccctaattaattattgtaagtcatttatatattagaattaataatatttaatttagaaaatagatatttatggcgTTTGTTTCAGCTTCtttaaccataattttactatatcatccctaattaattattataagtcatttatgtattaaaaaattaataatatttcattaaaaaatagatgacatgtctgcctatattacccctgATTGcttcgtgatttactatattatccctaattaattattataagtcatttatgcattagaattaataatattttttactataataccccttattaattattataagtcatttatatatcagACTTAATAATATGTAattaaatcaatgtacatttatgcttgtatttcatcaatatcaaattttagtgctAAAAAACCTCTTTACTCCCAAAACCTCTTatgaaattaccaaaaaaccTCTTTACtctcacttaattacatatcataccccaatatataataattctattatttcatcataatgatttaaatatttaatatattctattaatttatattaattaactataactacatattgatgtaaaattttgttatttatttaattggctatcatgttaaaaactaatttgttaccacaaatcacaatatttaataatttaaaatatttaaaagacatataaaaattttattgactcttattattttagcaatgccacataaattgagataaaagaaaaagtattgcaaatcataataattaacaatttaaaatatttaaatttctattatatagaagagctGGTTTTGACCACCTtttatgcaattaccaaaaaactccTCTACTCCCACTTATTTACATATAATACCCCAATATATAATTATTCCATTGTTTTATcataatagtttaaatatttaatatattctattaatttatattaattaactataactacatattgaaagtaatttttttttatttaattggttatcatgttcaaaactaatttgttaccacaaatctcaataattaataacttaaaatatttaaaagacatatagaaactTTATcaactctcattattttagcaatgccacgtaaattgagataaaagaaaaagtattgcaCATCAtaatgattaacaacttaaaatatttaaaagatgtataaaaattttagttgactctcaaaattgtatcgaagccacataaattgagacacaaggagtaaatatattatttgataattacgtaaaaattactataaatcacaataattaacaagttaaaatactttttaaaatagataaaagttttattcaactctcaaaattttatcggtgcggcataaattatgacaaaataaaaaattatcttaattaattgcaactaaatatttaaagtacatcaattttattattttgattgacttttatatagaaaagttaatatgtttatttatttatttattttagtaaatttaaatttttaaattatttttttattatatagaaatacgaatatttaaacttaactttaagtttttaaagtacaaaattaataaatttaatttaataaaataaatttctaatgaatattttcttagaatttgtgttgggtcaatgtatatcaagttaaaaagaaataaagaaaaatatatagtaaaattttattattgtgaaagataaatataatgcactatcaataatgtttaataatatcatattttgtatatgcaaatatagcatcccgtgtttaattaatatactattcggTGAGTTATCggtgattactattggatatgataaaattatattaatttttatagtaataacgtAATCAATCGCTCTTAGTTAATTATTACgtgtcatctaggtattaagaaaataaataatatttaatgaaaaataaaatagacataaaatgagaaattaactcttaatgttttaaattaaattttcatctttcgaagaatgattttactatatcactccttattataagtcatttatgtattggaaaaataagaataacaaaatgatatgtcaatataaaatatttgattgactatcaaaattatattagtgccacataaattgggacggacagaagaagatataaagcaacatatattatttgaaaatgaaataaaaaatattgtaaataacaataattaacaaaaaaaaaattaaaaattgactgatttctgtttcagctgcttcaatcgtaattttaatgtACAGTGATGTTTAAAGAGGGTAAAATGGCATGATGagatttaaagaggataaaatatatgtagtaaagtgtgagaagaataaagcatgagtaaattttattactatattttaaagaaattaaagaaaagaagtataaagattatttaaaagatttttacaaactaatttaaatataaataaagtaaatttaggtacaaaaaacgtgtatctatcacaaatttgctatcaaacactttgcactttcttaacattagcaaattttctatcaaatatgtgtagccatctttctcaacttttgatagctcctcaatattaattaacatttctctattttaaaaataaaataaagaaaagaaaatctcaactCTTCCTTCTCTATTAAAAAACAACTCCTTTTCcgtgt contains:
- the LOC107840151 gene encoding DUF21 domain-containing protein At4g33700 codes for the protein MAVEYTCCEPGFFIHILVIFFLVLFAGLMSGLTLGLMSLSLVDLEVLAKSGTPSDRKNAEKILPVVKNQHLLLCTLLICNAAAMEALPIFLDGLVTAWGAILISVTLILLFGEIIPQSLCSRYGLAIGAATAPIVRVLVCICFPVAFPISKLLDFLLGHGNRALFRRAELKTLVNLHGNEAGKGGELTHDETTIIAGALELHDKTASDAMTPISEIFAIDINAKLDRNLINLILEKGHSRIPVYYDQHTNIIGLILVKNLLTVHPEDGTSVKNVTIRRIPRVPDSMHLDDILNEFQKGHSHMAVVVRQCNKDMDQPASKSPAEDPVKDVRVDIDGEKPPLEKSLKTKRSLQKWKSFPNGGNASFKGTRSKKWTKNMYADILRIDGNPLPKLPEEEEVVGIITMEDVIEELLQEEIFDETDHHEEDS